In the Brassica napus cultivar Da-Ae chromosome A7, Da-Ae, whole genome shotgun sequence genome, one interval contains:
- the LOC106423238 gene encoding ubiquitin-conjugating enzyme E2 29, translating to MATRRILKELRELQRDPPMSCSAGPVGEDMFHWQATIMGPNESPYTGGVFLVTINFSQDYPFKPPKVVFKTKVFHPNINSNGNICLDILKDQWSPALTISKVLLSVCSLLTDPNPDDPLVPEIAHICKTDKAKYEAMARSWTQKYALY from the exons ATGGCAACGAGAAGGATTTTAAAAGAACTGAGGGAGTTGCAAAGAGACCCTCCTATGTCATGCAGTGCAg GTCCAGTAGGAGAAGACATGTTTCACTGGCAAGCTACAATAATGGGTCCTAACGAAAGTCCATACACGGGAGGTGTTTTCCTTGTCACTATCAATTTCTCGCAAGATTATCCTTTCAAACCTCCCAAG GTTGTATTCAAAACCAAAGTGTTTCACCCTAACATCAACAGCAACGGGAACATCTGTTTGGACATTCTCAAAGACCAGTGGAGCCCTGCCCTTACAATCTCTAAG GTGCTTCTCTCTGTGTGCTCTCTTCTTACAGACCCAAACCCTGATGATCCTCTGGTTCCAGAGATAGCTCACATATGCAAAACCGACAAGGCCAAATACGAAGCCATGGCTCGAAGCTGGACCCAGAAGTATGCCTTGTACTAA
- the LOC106423212 gene encoding rac-like GTP-binding protein ARAC3, whose product MSASRFIKCVTVGDGAVGKTCLLISYTSNTFPTDYVPTVFDNFSANVIVDGNTINLGLWDTAGQEDYNRLRPLSYRGADVFLLAFSLVSKASYENVAKKWVPELRHYAPGVPIILVGTKLDLRDDKQYFVEHPGAVPISTAQGEELKKLVGASAYIESSAKTQQNVKAVFDAAIKVVLQPPKNKKKKKRKSQKRCSVL is encoded by the exons ATGAGTGCTTCAAGGTTCATAAAGTGCGTCACCGTCGGTGACGGCGCCGTCGGCAAGACTTGTCTACTCATCTCCTACACAAGCAACACTTTCCCCACT GATTATGTGCCAACTGTCTTTGATAATTTCAGTGCTAATGTGATTGTTGATGGGAACACCATCAACTTGGGATTGTGGGACACTGCAG GACAAGAGGACTATAATAGACTAAGACCATTGAGCTATCGTGGTGCTGATGTCTTCTTGCTCGCTTTCTCTCTCGTCAGCAAAGCTAGCTATGAAAATGTTGCTAAAAAG TGGGTTCCTGAACTCAGACATTACGCTCCTGGTGTTCCAATCATCCTTGTTGGAACAAAGCTTG ATCTTCGAGATGATAAGCAGTACTTTGTTGAGCACCCTGGAGCTGTGCCTATATCTACTGCTCAG GGTGAAGAACTGAAGAAGCTTGTTGGAGCTTCTGCTTATATAGAATCCAGTGCAAAGACCCAACAG AATGTAAAAGCCGTCTTTGATGCGGCTATTAAAGTAGTTCTCCAGCCACctaaaaacaagaagaaaaagaagagaaagtcTCAGAAACGATGTTCTGTATTGTGA
- the LOC106394535 gene encoding receptor-like protein 6, translated as MWVEKDNLVENNKRFIHGNTKALTCISYIYTTLDYLLEYFAFKTIQRMGFLPCLICFLVFVLIFLNTFASSKRQLLCPPEQRNALLKFKSEFTSSCNFSTSYPRTESWAIQSDCCYWDGITCEATSGEVIELDLSCSCFQGQLSSKSSLFKLQKLRVINLAYNDFSSSVIPTQFGILFELRRLNLSNSWLSGQIPTELLHLTKLMSLDLSYNSLSSEESFLNKLVQNLTNLHELNLGLVDISSEIPQNISNLSSLKSLSLDNCNFFGKFPSNLLLIPTIQSINLYNNQGMEGSLPEFDGNNSLVLLDLSFTSFSGNLPDSINNLKHLNYLRLESSAFSGKIPSSLSNLSKLLVLELSNNFFSGQIPSSIGNLFHLTHLDLSSNRLDGQIPSSFVNLKQLTSLRLDSNMIGGNFPLPLLNLTRLKFLSLTDNHFKGTLPPNISVLSNLKTFEASHNTFTGTLSSALFNIPSLTLIDLKDNELTHVFEFGNSSSPSRLERLLLGHNHFRGPIPISISKLVSVRELDLSYFNTGMSVDFGIFSQLKELMDLDLSYLNTTGTVDLSILFSHLKSLSKLDLSGQHVSTSKMGSNSSLPPHLDRLQLLGCGITKFPKFVQNLPHLSDLDLSNNNIKGRVPKWIWKLPRLMNLNLSNNSFTRLQRSSNDVPVQDILMLDLSSNAFQGPLVIPPVTTEAMLVSKNNFTGKIPRSICRHRFLNVLDLSNNNFTGSIPRCLRNLNECLSVLNLRYNQLSGNIPEIFTNATELTSLDLSHNRFVGTLPRSLKDCPVLEVLNVGSNKIDDAFPFWLSSLPTLKVMVLRNNRFKGLLYRPRHSFGYPNLQIIDIANNHFTGNLPSYYFAEWNMTTSKDFKGFRYIGDGGSYYHDSMVLISKGVEMKLERIFTLLTAIDFSGNKLQGMIPESVGLLKDLIVLNLSSNVFTGNIPSSLANLTELESLDLSHNKLSGHIPPALGGLTSISNITVSHNQLVGPIPQSTQFQTQSASSFEGNLGLCGLPLSEKCGDNVEKEQSQVLGSEEEEDEGILSWTAAAIGLAPGIILGLTIEYILNIPKTRWFMNTAERFRSF; from the coding sequence atgtgGGTAGAGAAAGACAATTTGGTGGAAAATAATAAACGTTTTATCCACGGCAACACGAAAGCACTTACGTGTATAAGTTATATATACACTACACTAGATTATTTACTTGAATACTTTGCCTTCAAAACTATACAGAGAATGGGCTTTCTTCCTTGTTTAATCTGTTTTCTTGTCttcgttttaatttttctaaacaCGTTTGCCTCTTCTAAACGGCAGTTACTGTGTCCTCCTGAGCAGAGGAATGCCCTTCTGAAATTCAAGAGCGAATTTACCAGCTCGTGTAATTTTTCTACTTCTTATCCAAGAACCGAGTCATGGGCTATCCAGAGTGACTGCTGTTATTGGGATGGTATCACATGTGAGGCCACGTCTGGCGAAGTGATCGAGCTAGATCTTAGTTGCAGCTGCTTTCAGGGCCAACTCAGCTCCAAAAGCAGTCTTTTTAAGCTGCAAAAGCTTCGTGTTATCAATCTTGCTTACAACGATTTTAGCTCTTCTGTGATACCGACTCAGTTCGGTATACTTTTTGAGTTAAGACGACTCAATCTCTCTAACTCTTGGTTGTCCGGTCAGATTCCGACAGAGCTTCTTCATTTGACCAAGTTGATGTCTCTTGATCTTTCTTACAATTCTTTATCATCGGAAGAGTCATTTCTTAACAAACTTGTCCAGAATTTGACAAACCTCCATGAACTTAACTTAGGTCTTGTTGACATTTCTTCAGAAATTCCCCAAAATATCTCAAACCTATCCTCTCTCAAATCACTCTCACTTGATAACTGCaacttttttggtaaatttccAAGCAATCTTCTTTTGATTCCTACTATACAATCCATTAACTTGTACAACAATCAAGGTATGGAAGGCTCTCTTCCAGAGTTCGATGGAAACAACTCTCTTGTCTTGTTGGACCTCTCTTTCACATCCTTTTCAGGTAACTTACCTGACTCCATCAACAACCTCAAACATCTAAATTATTTGAGACTTGAGAGTAGCGCTTTCTCAGGAAAAATTCCATCTTCACTTAGTAACCTTTCTAAACTATTGGTTCTCGaactttcaaataattttttcagTGGGCAGATCCCTTCTTCTATTGGAAACCTTTTTCATCTCACCCATCTCGACCTTTCCTCCAATAGACTTGATGGCCAAATTCCATCTTCGTTTGTCAATCTTAAGCAACTCACTAGCTTGCGTTTAGATTCCAATATGATTGGTGGTAACTTTCCCCTTCCACTACTCAATCTTACGAGGTTGAAATTTTTATCACTTACCGACAATCATTTCAAAGGTACACTTCCTCCAAACATAAGTGTACTTTCCAATTTGAAGACTTTTGAGGCAAGTCACAACACTTTCACCGGAACTCTCTCTTCTGCCCTCTTCAACATTCCTTCTCTGACTCTTATTGATTTGAAAGACAATGAACTCActcatgtttttgaatttggGAATAGCTCTTCACCCTCTAGACTAGAAAGGTTATTGCTTGGCCATAATCATTTCAGAGGACCAATCCCAATATCCATATCAAAATTGGTCAGTGTTAGGGAACTTGATCTCTCCTATTTCAACACGGGGATGTCAGTGGATTTTGGCATCTTCTCGCAACTCAAGGAGCTCATGGATCTGGATCTAAGCTATCTGAACACCACCGGTACTGTTGATCTGAGTATCCTCTTCTCACATCTCAAGTCCCTATCTAAACTGGATCTATCGGGCCAGCACGTCTCAACTTCAAAGATGGGCTCAAATTCCAGTCTACCACCACACTTGGATCGGTTGCAATTGTTGGGCTGTGGTATCACGAAGTTTCCAAAGTTCGTACAAAACCTACCACATTTGTCTGACTTAGACCTCTCCAACAACAATATCAAAGGTCGAGTACCAAAATGGATTTGGAAACTCCCAAGGTTGATGAACCTAAATCTTTCCAACAACTCTTTTACTAGGCTCCAACGATCCTCAAATGATGTCCCAGTACAGGATATACTTATGCTAGATCTGAGTTCAAACGCGTTCCAAGGACCGTTAGTAATCCCGCCAGTCACTACGGAAGCCATGCTTGTCAGCAAGAACAACTTTACAGGAAAGATTCCTCGATCCATATGTAGGCATAGGTTTCTAAACGTCCTTGATTTATCCAATAACAACTTCACCGGCTCAATTCCTAGGTGTTTAAGGAATCTGAATGAATGCCTTTCTGTGCTTAACCTCCGTTACAATCAACTCAGCGGAAATATTCCAGAAATATTTACCAATGCTACCGAGTTAACTTCACTTGACCTCAGTCACAACAGATTTGTGGGGACACTTCCAAGGTCTTTGAAGGACTGCCCGGTCCTAGAAGTGCTCAATGTGGGAAGTAACAAAATCGACGACGCTTTTCCATTCTGGTTGAGTTCTTTGCCTACACTAAAAGTTATGGTCCTCCGAAATAATAGATTTAAAGGACTCTTATACCGTCCTCGTCATTCTTTTGGGTATCCCAATCTGCAAATCATTGACATAGCCAACAACCACTTCACCGGGAACTTGCCTTCATATTACTTTGCAGAATGGAACATGACAACAAGTAAAGATTTCAAAGGATTTCGTTACATTGGCGACGGTGGAAGCTATTACCATGATTCAATGGTTTTGATAAGTAAAGGAGTAGAGATGAAGCTTGAACGGATATTTACACTCCTAACAGCCATTGATTTCTCTGGAAATAAACTTCAGGGAATGATCCCTGAATCTGTTGGTCTACTGAAGGATCTTATTGTGCTCAATCTGTCAAGTAATGTTTTCACTGGAAACATCCCTTCATCTTTGGCGAATCTGACTGAGCTTGAGTCACTAGACTTATCACATAACAAGCTTTCAGGCCATATTCCACCTGCTCTCGGAGGCCTCACCAGTATCTCCAACATCACGGTTTCCCACAACCAGCTCGTGGGACCGATACCACAAAGCACACAGTTTCAAACGCAATCTGCTTCATCTTTTGAAGGAAACCTTGGACTATGTGGTCTTCCTCTCAGTGAAAAATGCGGAGATAACGTGGAAAAAGAGCAATCACAAGTACTAGgatcagaggaagaagaagatgaaggaaTACTGAGCTGGACTGCAGCTGCAATAGGCTTAGCACCTGGAATCATCCTAGGACTGACCATCGAGTACATTTTGAATATaccaaagactcgatggttcatgAACACAGCAGAACGCTTTAGGTCATTTTGA
- the LOC111201323 gene encoding beta-galactosidase 13: MRIHSSNHPWFLLAILVVLLSFSGALSSIHKEKTTSKNPKKEVTYDGTSLIINGKRELLYSGSIHYPRSTPDMWPKIIKRAKQGGLNTIQTYVFWNVHEPVQGKFNFSGRADLVKFIKLIEKNGMYVTLRPGPFIQAEWNHGGLPYWLREVPGIFFRTDNKPFKEHTERYVKVILDKMKEEKLFASQGGPIILGQIENEYSAVERAYKEDGVNYIKWAAKLVDSMNLGIPWVMCKHNNAPDPMINACNGRHCGDTFPGPNKKNKPSLWTENWTTQFRVFGDPPAHRSVEDIAYSVARFFSKNGSHVNYYMYHGGTNFGRTSAHYVTTRYYDDAPLDEFGLEREPKYGHLKLLHNALNLCKKALLWGHSRTEKPGKDTEIRYYEQPGTKVCAAFLANNNTEAAETIKFKGKEHVIPPRSISILPDCKTVVYSTAEVISQHTSRNYVKSKKANKKFDFKVFTETVPSELKGESFIPVELYGLTEDVTDYGWYTTNFKIDDNDLKKKGGKTTLRIASLGHALHVWLNGEYLGNGHGSHEEKSFVFQKQVSLKEGENHLTMLGVLTGFPDSGSYLEHRYTGPRSVSILGLSSGPLDLTEKNKWGNKVGMEGEKLGIHAEKGLKKVKWQKFSGKAPGLTWYQTRFDAPESKSSVAVRMNGMGKGLIWVNGEGVGRYWMSFLSPLKNPTQVEYHIPRSFLKPKKNLLVIFEEEPNVKPELIDFVIINRDTVCSYIGENYTPSVRHWTKKNDKVQAIADDVFLTANLKCSGTKKIAAVEFASFGNPTGTCGNFTLGSCNAPASKQVIEKYCLGKSECDIPVNKSTFQQDKKDSCPKVVKMLAVQVKCGRTNKN; the protein is encoded by the exons atgagaaTACATTCCTCTAATCATCCATGGTTCTTACTAGCCATCCTCGTGgttctcctctctttctctggAGCTCTCTCAAGCATACACAAAGAGAAGACAACCTCAAAGAATCCGAAGAAAGAAGTAACTTATGATGGAACGTCTTTAATAATCAATGGAAAGAGAGAGTTACTTTACTCTGGCTCCATACATTACCCTCGTAGCACTCCTGAT ATGTGGCCGAAGATCATCAAGAGAGCAAAACAAGGCGGTTTGAATACGATTCAGACATATGTTTTTTGGAATGTTCATGAGCCTGTGCAGGGGAAG TTCAATTTTTCGGGTAGAGCCGATTTAGTGAAGTTCATTAAACTGATCGAGAAGAATGGTATGTATGTAACGTTGAGGCCTGGACCTTTTATTCAGGCTGAATGGAATCATGG AGGACTTCCTTACTGGCTAAGAGAAGTTCCCGGGATCTTCTTCCGTACCGACAACAAACCATTCAag GAACATACAGAGAGGTATGTGAAGGTGATACTTGATAAgatgaaggaagagaagctttTTGCTTCACAAGGAGGCCCCATTATTTTAGGACAG ATAGAGAATGAATATAGCGCGGTTGAACGTGCATATAAAGAAGATGGAGTAAACTACATTAAGTGGGCAGCTAAATTAGTAGATTCTATGAATTTGGGGATCCCATGGGTTATGTGTAAGCATAATAATGCTCCTGATCCTATG ATCAATGCTTGCAATGGAAGACATTGTGGTGATACATTCCCTGGTCCCAACAAAAAGAATAAGCCATCTTTGTGGACAGAGAATTGGACTACTCA GTTTCGAGTTTTTGGCGATCCGCCAGCTCACAGATCTGTAGAAGACATCGCCTATTCTGTTGCTCGGTTCTTTTCCAAGAACGGAAGCCATGTTAACTACTACATG TATCATGGAGGTACTAACTTTGGAAGAACCTCTGCACATTATGTAACCACTCGTTACTATGATGATGCACCTCTTGATGAATTCG GATTGGAAAGGGAGCCTAAGTACGGTCATCTAAAACTTCTTCACAACGCGCTTAACTTATGCAAGAAGGCACTTCTATGGGGCCATTCCCGAACTGAGAAGCCTGGCAAAGACACAGAG ATACGGTACTACGAGCAGCCTGGAACGAAAGTTTGTGCGGCGTTTCTAGCTAACAATAACACAGAAGCTGCAGAAACAATCAAATTCAAGGGCAAGGAACATGTTATACCGCCTCGCTCCATCAGTATTCTCCCGGACTGCAAAACTGTTGTTTACAGCACAGCGGAG GTCATCTCTCAGCACACGTCTAGGAACTATGTGAAGTCGAAGAAGGCTAATAAGAAGTTTGATTTTAAGGTGTTCACCGAGACAGTTCCTAGTGAGCTTAAAGGTGAATCTTTTATCCCCGTTGAGCTCTATGGCTTGACGGAAGACGTGACTGATTACGGATGGTACACAACAAA CTTCAAGATAGATGACAATGACCTTAAGAAGAAAGGAGGTAAGACTACTTTGAGAATTGCAAGTCTTGGACACGCGTTGCATGTCTGGCTCAATGGAGAATACCTTG GAAACGGACATGGTAGCCATGAAGAGAAGAGTTTTGTTTTTCAGAAGCAGGTTTCTCTAAAAGAAGGAGAGAACCACCTAACTATGTTAGGCGTTTTAACAGGATTTCCG GACAGTGGATCTTATTTGGAGCATAGATACACAGGTCCGCGTAGTGTTTCCATCTTAGGCCTCAGCTCTGGACCACTTGATCTCACCGAGAAAAACAAATGGGGAAACAAG GTGGGTATGGAAGGCGAAAAGCTCGGTATCCACGCCGAGAAAGGATTAAAGAAGGTTAAATGGCAGAAATTCTCAGGAAAAGCACCAGGGCTTACATGGTATCAG ACACGCTTTGATGCGCCAGAGAGCAAAAGCTCAGTAGCAGTTAGGATGAATGGAATGGGGAAAGGTTTAATTTGGGTGAATGGAGAAGGTGTTGGTAGATATTGGATGTCGTTTTTATCGCCTTTAAAAAATCCTACGCAAGTAGAGTATCATATACCTAGGTCTTTCTTGAAGCCCAAGAAAAATCTTCTGGTTATATTTGAGGAAGAACCAAATGTGAAACCAGAGCTTATCGACTTTGTCATCATCAACAGAGACACTGTGTGTTCTTACATCGGAGAAAACTACACTCCTAGTGTACGACACTGGACCAAGAAAAATGACAAAGTCCAAGCCATCGCTGATGATGTTTTTCTCACGGCTAATCTCAAGTGTTCCGGTACTAAGAAGATTGCCGCTGTAGAATTTGCTAGCTTCGGAAACCCAACTGGGACTTGTGGAAATTTCACCCTTGGATCTTGTAATGCTCCTGCCTCTAAGCAAGTCATCGAGAAG TATTGTTTGGGTAAATCGGAGTGTGACATTCCGGTGAACAAGAGCACATTCCAGCAAGATAAAAAGGATTCATGCCCCAAAGTCGTGAAGATGCTTGCGGTGCAAGTCAAGTGCGGTCGCACCAATAAGAACTAA